The segment TTGGGGGCTATGGTATTGTAATGATGCCTGATTTTCTGTTTAGTGTAACCTGTCCCATTACTGTGTCGGCTGCAGTAAGAGTAAGCACATGCAGTTCGTAATAGTTAGACTGAAAGGGCTGACCTGATGCAGCGCTGCAGTTAAGCTTGCAACACATCATCAATATTGTCTGTGTTATTGAGTCTCAGTAAGGTCACTGGATTGTTTTTGGGTAAGTTTGTGTGGTCAGAGCCCTGTGGTGACCTGCGTGACCTCCGAGTTGAGATCGTCGTTGGCAATGCCGCCACAGCGAGAGTCCACCGACGACCCCTCCAAGGCTAGTCATACCTGCAGAGAGATTAATTGGGAGAGGAGGAAgtatgattattttattttatttgtatacagtatattcatacCCTTGCATGAATGTTAACATTTATtagctttcttgccaagagttagatgagaagactgatacccCTCTTCCCCAAACGGCCAGGTGCGTTTGTATGAGTCACCCTGTCTAGACTGGAAGCACTAGtagctagctaggtagctagctatgttagtATAAAAGGCGTTGACAGCTTCCCAAAGCCCCTTACCCTTAGCCTAACTATGTTGagcggctaaccctacagctgtgcatgGCCAATGTGCTAGCCGCTGGGGTTAGCCTCCTTCGTGTTGCTACTTTGTtagattgttgtcattattagaaattaaaatgtactgttgaataCGGTTTTTTAGGGCGGCatggtggtacagtggttagcactgtcgcctcacagaggttgtgggttcaaaccccggttgccccggcctttctgtgtggaatttGCATGCTCTCcactccggcttcctcccaccgtccaaagacatgcagcctaggttgattggtgatcctaaattgtccttaggtgtgagtgtgagctgactggttgtttgtctatgtgtggccctgcgatggattggcgacctgtccggggtgtaccctgccttttgcccgattggctccagccccccgcgaccttgtacgcaggataagcggttgacgatggatggatggaataagGTTTTTCATATCTTAAATATATTCCTATTACATCATAGTGAATAGTTTAAtctccagtgattaaaaaacattttgttatcttgatttgaaagatttagttggatcattttgaatAGGCAGATTTGTGGTAACCTTCTTGGACTGAGCGAACCActtttgcacatgtgcagaaCGGATCTGGCAGGTGGTACGGATTTGGCACAGACACTATCATTCTTCTCATCTAAGGTTttgaagaaagcaaataagcatatttaccaaaatgttgaactactcCTTTAAGCAGATACATTTACTAGTATGTATTAACACAGACAATTTGTACCTGTTGATTGGACCTTTCTCCTGTGTTTGCACTGTGGTGTTCGCGCTGTGGGAGCTTGCGGCTAGTGGCTCCGGTGCGGGACGAGTTCTGCATCTCCAACACAGAGGGACTTGGGGTGCAGAACTCACGGAAGCAACGCTTGAAGTTCTCATCCAGGTAGCCATAAAGAACCGGGTTCAGACTACTGCAGGAGGCAAAAAGTTCAGTTTAACACTAGAAAATAAGATTCCCCATACACTTAACAACTTCACTTTCCCCTTTGAACGCTGTATAATGAGGGGTGTGTGGAAACTATAGTCAATCTAAGTTATATGTATCCTGACTGCTGCACACAGTCAGGATACATATATATCATATCAAAAAGTCAGCACCATAAACACAAGTTTTCTTATAAGCATCCTGTTATCTACACTTAACAGTCTTTCCACCTAAAATAGTACTAACCAACCTGTTACATTTCATTGATAAATCTTCTTTGAgatacatattttgttgtttacaaGAATGGATTTATTTGTCAGGCTTTATCAAAGCAACTGCTGGGTGTGTACCTGTTGGTGTAGCCTAGGGCGATGCAGAAGTGCCAGGTGATAGTCTGAAGGGTGGAGCTGGGGATATTGATCAGAGCAGTGATGATTACAAAGATGTGGATAGGCGTCCAGCATACGATGAAGACAGCAACCACCACCAGGACCATGCGGGTGATCCGTCGCAGGTTCCTGTCCTTctcctgtgtgtgagtgagtgttgGAAGGTTTAGCATTGGAGATAAGTGGGAGTACAAGATGAGTGTTgtagaaaataataatgatggAGGAAGGACAGAGGAGAGTGGAGGATAAGAGAGGCAGGTGGAGAAGGTGGGGAAAAGCACCAATGAATTAAGAGAATGTATGGATGGAAGATGGTTAGAGAGGGGGTAAGAGGAGAGGTAAAGGGGGAGAGAATCAATAGGCAGAGCAAAAAGTTGATGGAAATGAAGAGAGAGTATCAAATCACATTGACTGCCAATTTGATATTCACTTTGTATCACATGTAAATACAttaccatttacatttacttatttagctaacacttttatccaaagcaacttacaatatCTATATATGTCAGGGGTCCCAgccctctggagcaactaggcgTTAAGTTCTTGCTctgggacacattggtggatgtgtagGATAAATACATCCTCATTAGAATATGCACATGTTTTGCAGCCGGTGTTTGGTAAATTTTCTCAAGTACTGAGTGTTAAATTATTGTTGTTGGGTCATTTCACCttcaaatgcaattaatcaaaaCCTCAGGCTGAAGTAGATTTGCACTCTGGGGAGCAGTGAGTGCACCATATTTGCATGCATGCTCTGTGCAGCCTTTTTATTTTGCTTCAttactctgaaaaaaaaaatatacaattagTTGTTCAGGAAATAGCATTGGCCGTGTAGTTGGCTGACCCAAGTCTTTCAAATTTCACTAAATgctcactaatgcttgcattcTAAAATTAACATTTGCATCTTATTAAAAGCATTTGGTgcaacatttagaaaatatcccactaagaaatgtttttatttttcttaaccTGGGAGCCGGACAGCATGCGCACACTCTTAAGCCGCAGAATCATGAGGCCGTAGCAGACGGTGATGATCAGGACAGGCATGATGAAGGCAAAAATGAACACGCAGATCTTCAGCAGGGTTTCCCAGTACCAGAAGGGTTGCGGGAAAATCAGCTTGCAGTCAACAATGCTGGAGGCTGTGCAGGGTGagaagacacacatgcacacgtatACTGTATGTTCATGTATTCACAGGTGAATTGCGCACAAGCGATTTTTATCCTCTTATCTTGTCTAACCCTTTTTAAACAGCTGTGCTTCCTTCCTCTAAAAGTGTTCGTTTAATCTGGTTGTACACAATGCAGCCAAATGCAATGCTATAcaagtataataatattatttacgGGTAAATCTAATATATCTATCTTTTACAGTCTCTtcactgaaaactacatttaGTGGAGTTTTTCATTACTGTATCTCCTCCATTACACTTCAGCAATTTCAGTCGCAGTTTTCTCTCCATTACCAGTGCAATTACAAAAAGAAATCCTGTCAGAGAAGCCTGTATTTGCAGATAGCGCCTTGATTATGCAGACACATATTAGTCACCATCCAGGCATATTAAATAGTTATTTTGTGCAATTACACAGAACAACCTAAACAACTGTTCTGGCGTGTCTCTTTTTATAGAGCCTGCTGGAGAACATAATTCCTCTTAAAAGCTGGACTGCAGAGTATGAACTGAATAGGTTTTCTGGCTCTTTTGTGCTTCCAAGTTCAGTTGCTACTGAACTATGTTGGTGGTAGTCATTTTCTCTGTTCAGTTATTTTCTGTTGGATAAAAATGTTTGTCGAAAATTTTTGTGATTATCTTCAAGGATATTTTCAGGAGATCTatgctttattttttgtggtTCTCCCAAAGCATAAAAATGTCCCATTATGCATCACATTCTGAATGTTTATTTGAATAACTGCAAGTGTGTGCGCATGCTTACGAGTGACAGCAGTGGAAGCCATGAACATGACAGGTAGCCCGATGGCTGAGGACAGAATCCAGTTACAGACGTTGACTATCTTGGCATTGTGCGGTGTCCTGAAGTCCAGTGCTTTGACTGGGTGGCACACAGCAACGTAGCGATCGATGCTCATGGTGGTGAGCGTAAAGATGGAGGTGAACATGTTGTAATAGTCGATGGACATCACCATCTTGCACAGCACATCCCCAAACGGCCAGGTACCCATCAGGTAATTGACGCTCTGGAATGGTAACGTGCTGGTGACCAAGGCGTCGGCCAGCGCAAGGTTGAAGATGTAGATGTTGGTGGCCGTCTTCATTTTAGTGTATCTGCACAGAAAGCATTGATTTATTATGAGACAACGGGCCCCTGGGCACAGACATATAAAAAGCCCCCCAACACTCTTAAGACCCCTTGACTGATTACAGATGATGTGGATGCTATGTACAGTAGTTCAGACACAGACTATTTGAAGTCTCTTTGTAGTTATTCTATATCTATTTGCAGCCTTTTTGTGTCCCTTTGTAGTCTTTGGTGTCTCTTGGGGGTTAATGGCCTCATCTTGTCTaaattttctgtctctgtgtagtCTTTTTTCACGTGtctttgtagttattttgtgtcttattgtagtttttttgtgtctccatagttattttgtgtctctgtgtaggAATAAAAAGGAACACAATTAGGACATCACAACATCCACCTGTTTCACAATTGCAAGGAACTTATATTACCCTaggaaaacctttttttcacctaaacacagagagaaaactatTGCACAGCCAAAAGTGTTCCTCTGTTACTCCAGGTAAGTTGCAATCATAGAAGGTGCTGCATAAGCTAATTCAGGTCCCTTGCATCAGCTACCAGCTCATTTTGTAATAGCAGTTTAATCAGTTGTAATGGCTAAAAGATGTCCACAAGAGTAAAGCTCCAGAGTCCTTAAGGTTTTAAAGACATGACAAAGAAATGACTTTGCTTAGGCTGTTTACAGCTCATATTGTgcacattaatatttatttgcacCAATGTTTGATGAAATGctgttttgtgtatttcattCATATCCCAACATATTGTGTTTACAATTTATTCTTTGGCACAGCTTCCTATAGCAAATTTGAAACATGAAGGAACAACAAAATcacaagacatttttagaaatTTTCTGAATGACGGGTGATCAAAGCATTTCAAGGAAAGCCCCTTTAATGGTATACTACAAAAGTCCTTTCC is part of the Micropterus dolomieu isolate WLL.071019.BEF.003 ecotype Adirondacks linkage group LG15, ASM2129224v1, whole genome shotgun sequence genome and harbors:
- the oprm1 gene encoding mu-type opioid receptor, producing MESSGNGSDADYRSQLPVFYSNSSFCPNFTDGNNTTSFAEARCDGDRRLTGSLEDDANPVIIAIVITALYSIVCVVGLVGNVLVMYIIVRYTKMKTATNIYIFNLALADALVTSTLPFQSVNYLMGTWPFGDVLCKMVMSIDYYNMFTSIFTLTTMSIDRYVAVCHPVKALDFRTPHNAKIVNVCNWILSSAIGLPVMFMASTAVTPSSIVDCKLIFPQPFWYWETLLKICVFIFAFIMPVLIITVCYGLMILRLKSVRMLSGSQEKDRNLRRITRMVLVVVAVFIVCWTPIHIFVIITALINIPSSTLQTITWHFCIALGYTNSSLNPVLYGYLDENFKRCFREFCTPSPSVLEMQNSSRTGATSRKLPQREHHSANTGERSNQQV